In Gossypium hirsutum isolate 1008001.06 chromosome D06, Gossypium_hirsutum_v2.1, whole genome shotgun sequence, one genomic interval encodes:
- the LOC107899934 gene encoding uncharacterized protein — translation MGIRATIERKIKVLEVYGDSALVIYQLKGEWQTRDPKLVNYRKLVIELIKEFDDITFCYLPREENQMADALATLDAMIKVNKQEDMKPIRMSIYEAPAHCCNIDVEEEKDDHPWYQDMLRYVKNSEYPDRKIENDKRTLRRMASNYVLDGEILYKRGKDQVLLRCVDSVEAKKILEEVHNGVCGTHANGFTMARGNASLIGLRNGGSFTHRVEIPSLRVLSELKLDETEWV, via the exons atggggaTTCGTGCAACCATAGAGCGTAAGATTAAAGTGTTAGAGGTGTATGGAGACTCTGCACTGGTAATCTATCAGCTCAAAGGAGAATGGCAGACAAGAGATCCCAAATTGGTCAACTACCGAAAATTAGTTATAGAACTAATTAAGGAGTTTGATGATATCACCTTCTGCTACCTTCCACGAGAGgaaaatcagatggccgacgctttgGCTACAttggatgctatgatcaaagtgaaTAAACAGGAAGATATGAAGCCAATCCGAATGAGCATTTATGAGGCTCCAGCCCACTGCTGCAATATTGATgtagaagaagaaaaggacgatcACCCCTGGTATCAAGATATGCTACGATACGTGAAGAATAGTGAATACCCGGACCGGAAAATAGAGAATGATAAGAGAACGTTAAGAAGGATGGCTAGTAACtacgtcttagatggagagatcctgtaTAAAAGGGGCAAGGATCAGGTGCTACTGAGATGCGTAGACTCTGTTGAGGCCAAAAAAATTTTGGAAGAGGTCCATAATGGTGTCTGTGGAACACACGccaatggtttcacaatggcaag GGGCAACGCCTCTCTCATTGGTCTACGGAATGGAGGAAGTTTTACCCATCGAGTAGAGATTCCTTCCCTTCGGGTCTTGTCAGAGTTAAAGTTGGACGAAACAGAATGGGTCTAA